Within uncultured Roseibium sp., the genomic segment AGTTCCAGGGGCGAACTGATCGAGGCCGATGTCACCCTGACCGGACATGACGATCTGAAACCGGGCGAAGAGGTCTGCCTGTTCTGGTCGTCGCGGCAGGCGATGTGCTTTGCAGCCGAAGGATCGGCCTGATGCAGCAGAAAGATTTCAGGCGCCTCGCGCTGATCCTGCTGTTCGCGCCTTTCGCGCTCTGGATCATCCTGCTGATCGTCCTGCCGCACATCGGCATCATTGCGCTGTCTCTTCGGGAAAAGGTCGCGCCCAGGGTCTATGAGTTCGGCTTCGGCAACTACATGGATTTCCTGAACGAGCCGATCTACTGGAACACCCTGCTGCGCACCGGCTCCATGTCGCTGCTGGTGACCGCGCTGGCTCTGCTGATCGGCTTTCCGATCGCCTACTATATTGCCAAGCTCGCCGGCAACCGCACGCGCGGCGCCCTGTTCCTGCTCTGCCTGATCCCGCTCTGGGTCAGCGACCTGATCCGCGCCTACGGCTGGATCCTGCTCTTGCGGGAAACCGGCGTCATCTCCTCGTTTCTGCAATGGGCCGGCATTGTCGATCAGCCGATCGAATTCCTCTACAACGATGTCACAGTCATCATCGGCCTCGTTTACACGGTGATCCTGTTCATGATCGTGCCGCTGGTCTCCACCCTCGACGGTATGGACAATTCCATGATCGAGGCCGGTTACAATCTCGGCGGCAACGGCTTTACGGTCCTGCGCCGGATCATCATTCCCTATGCCATGCCCGGCATCGTCTCCGGCTGCATCGTGGTCTTCATGCTGACTTCCGGCTCCTACCTCACGCCCATCCTGCTCGGCGGCAAGAATTCCAGCTGGTTCACCGAACAGATCTACAACCAGTTCATCACCCGGTTTAACTGGGAAGCCGGCGCGGCCTTCGGCATGCTGCTGCTGCTGTTCACCTCGGTCGTCATCTGGCTCGGTCTGAAACTGAGCGGCCAGACGCTCGCCAACACCGTTGCGAAGAGCTGAGGAGGACGGCTGATGCTTGCAACAAACAAGGCCACGCCGTTCCTCTGGGGCTATCGGCTCTATGTCGCTGCGTTTTTCGTCTTTCTGGCCGCCCCGCTGGTCGCGGCAAGCGTGTTCGCGTTCAACGACAGTGTGTTTCCCGCCCTGCCCTGGCAGGGATTCACGCTGGACTGGTTCTTCAACGACAGCGAACCCAAGCTGGGCATGTTCCATGACCGGCGGCTTTTGCGCGGGATCTATTATTCCTTTGTGATCGCCACCCTTGTCGCCACGCTCGCCGTTGCCGTGGGAACGAGCAACGCCTTCCTGTTCGTGCGCGGACAATTCCCGGCCAAGAACTTTTTCTACATCGTGATGGTCGTGCCGCTCGTGATCCCCGGCGTCATCCTCGGCATTTCGATCCTGGTGCTGGCCAGCAATACGGCCAACTATGTGGAGAACAGCTTCGGTCTGGAGCTGGAACTGCTTCGGCCTGGCATCTTCCTCGTGGTCATGGGGCAGTTTTCCTTCATCACCACGATCACCTCGCTCGTCATCACCGCGCGC encodes:
- a CDS encoding ABC transporter permease, translated to MLATNKATPFLWGYRLYVAAFFVFLAAPLVAASVFAFNDSVFPALPWQGFTLDWFFNDSEPKLGMFHDRRLLRGIYYSFVIATLVATLAVAVGTSNAFLFVRGQFPAKNFFYIVMVVPLVIPGVILGISILVLASNTANYVENSFGLELELLRPGIFLVVMGQFSFITTITSLVITARLKKFDESMEEAALNLGASRARVLWTITLPYLRPAMIAAGIVAFLVSFENFNTTLFLVGSESPLTITMYDRVAKVGSTPVLNAVSFVLIIGSGLLALISILVQRDKTVR
- a CDS encoding ABC transporter permease: MQQKDFRRLALILLFAPFALWIILLIVLPHIGIIALSLREKVAPRVYEFGFGNYMDFLNEPIYWNTLLRTGSMSLLVTALALLIGFPIAYYIAKLAGNRTRGALFLLCLIPLWVSDLIRAYGWILLLRETGVISSFLQWAGIVDQPIEFLYNDVTVIIGLVYTVILFMIVPLVSTLDGMDNSMIEAGYNLGGNGFTVLRRIIIPYAMPGIVSGCIVVFMLTSGSYLTPILLGGKNSSWFTEQIYNQFITRFNWEAGAAFGMLLLLFTSVVIWLGLKLSGQTLANTVAKS